The Vallitalea pronyensis genomic sequence CTCGAATAAGTAACTCCATCAAAACCTCTAAATCAAAATCTTTCGCTTTTACTACATGCATAGCTAATACTTCTATAATATCACTACGTAAAACTTTTTGATCCTGAAAAAAGATATCCATGTACTCAGAATCATATAGATAAGCAAAATGAGAATCAAGAACAGGAAAGTGTTTTTTAGATATATCTATAACATTGGTAAATGTATTAATCTTTCGGTATTTCTTACTCATCTGCTTATATAATTTTTGACACTTATTTTGGAGAGTGGGACTTATGGATTGTATGCTATAAAGTTCTGTATCAGAGTTATTTAAAAGATGCTGACGCTGTTCTAATACCTGCGTAAAATCCTTAAAAGCTTCATTTCGGATTATCTCTTTTTCCATATATTGGCCTAACAATATCGATAAAACATAGATACCATTAACTTGATCGTCCGTCATTTTATCGATATCTTCAATAAGCTTTTCGGCAATATGACCCATGTCAACATGAGGACTATTCTCAATAATATGATAAAGATAAGGCCAACCCTGGTTGGACCTAATTATATCTATAATTGAATCATCATCTGGTAAGAGCAACAATCCGAGTATCTTTTTGCATCGTATTTCCCACGCTATGCTTCTGTTAGTCAGTACTATGTGGTCATAGTACTTTGAATTCTTAGCTGATGTGTAGGCATCAAGCTTAACATGATTATATATTTCATCAATCATTTTATCAAGCTTTGCATTTGCACCTATAGCTTCGACCACAAAGGGTGTTAAGTCAAGGGTTACATCTCTTTCCATATCTTAACCCCCAAATAATCTTCTACGCTTTTTTTATTCATTATCCAACTAGTACCTGACTTTCGAGCTGTTATTTTCTCTGCCTCACAAGCACGTTGGATTTTACGGTTCATAGCCCTTTTTTCTTTGTGATCTATTATATTTAGCTTCTCTATTATCTCAGACATGGTTGTAACATCGTCTAACATCCTTCAGCCTCCCTTGATATCATAGTTACTTATAGTATAGTCTCATTTGCGACAAAGGTCAACTAAAATTTTTCTCTAAAAGTTTTAAAAAGCTCTTGACAAAAGTCGCATACGCGACTATAATATAAATATAAAGTCGCATATGCGACATTGAAAGGAAATGATATTATGAAAAAAGAACTTACGATTGTGAAGGAAATTGAGTTACATGACATCGATGGAAGTTTTCTTGCAACGGATGTTGAGTATGAGAGTAATAAGAAATGGGAAATCTATATTTCTGGTACTTGGACATTTGTTCCAGAAAATGAGGAAGCTTTAGAAGAGTTAAAGCAAAAATACAAACTTACTTATGACGAAACTTACGAAACATATTCAGCAGAAATTGAAATATGCGTAGATATTGTTGAACAAGAACAAGGTTGGGAATCAACTTTACACCAACTATCCCATAGCGAACTTATAGACTTACCTTGGCATAAATACGTATTTGTATAGTATTTTACTAGGAGGGGTATCCCTCCATTGATTTTAAAATTGGTTGGTGGTAATCCAAAAAACCACCGTAAAGGAGTAGTTATGGAAATTAGAATTAAAGAAACAAAACAACTAGAGACTTTGGCAGTCTATACAGACGATATCGAGTATACTGCCGACCTTATAACGGCAACTGATTTTTGGAATAGCGAAAGAGAAGAATATGAGATGACTACAGAAGAGTTTGAATGGTGGAAAGAGTACATTCAGCATATGGAAAATGATGCCCTTGAAGTGACAAATCTAGCATGTGAATTAGGGCTAGATGAACAAGAAATTTGGGACAGAATAAACTCAAAGTTAGACTGTGATATGGACGTTGAGCATCAAATTAAGCAAAGTATCATAGAGCAAATCAAAGAGGAAAAGACTCTTTAAAGAATAGTTAGCTTATATAGTAGGGGGGTAACCCCTTCAAAATTTAAAAAAAAGGTAGCTCCTTACTTTAGAGAGCATGGAGGGCATTATGATTAAATTACCTATTACTGTTACACCCAAAGGAAACCCTGTTATTGAAATTACCTCTACATCACCTATATCGGGGTATGCGTACCATCCTTCTATGCCTGACTTATTACTCT encodes the following:
- a CDS encoding coiled-coil domain-containing protein; this translates as MERDVTLDLTPFVVEAIGANAKLDKMIDEIYNHVKLDAYTSAKNSKYYDHIVLTNRSIAWEIRCKKILGLLLLPDDDSIIDIIRSNQGWPYLYHIIENSPHVDMGHIAEKLIEDIDKMTDDQVNGIYVLSILLGQYMEKEIIRNEAFKDFTQVLEQRQHLLNNSDTELYSIQSISPTLQNKCQKLYKQMSKKYRKINTFTNVIDISKKHFPVLDSHFAYLYDSEYMDIFFQDQKVLRSDIIEVLAMHVVKAKDFDLEVLMELLIRGLFTKFLLKEYKKVKVSYFQNNKETLYLDIQEKDAKIQQLTEKIKSLEKRLEEYANRSERLKGQLKNIDKNHLQELSNVRSNTNRKLSDVEDENLRLQAKEKQLYRLEKFLFSDDEEKKGQDIDISSYKVLLVGGHINLQNKLIELYPSIDCMDGSNANIEPNIIGYDIVLFFAKHMGHPVYYKVVAECGRLSIPYGYVSHTNIELLVNQIKENIFTNLK